Proteins encoded by one window of Synechococcus sp. WH 7805:
- a CDS encoding HlyD family secretion protein produces the protein MTMTPQNLPEPDDQEQSNRGGKLIQQARSALETSVTNVSNQEPVLRQSRFWMKSVTWTLIGTTVLGIGWLAIARTEEVVIATGKLEPVGNVKDVRIPPGGIVEEILVKGGQRVTKGQALIRLDQESTAEQLKSLTKGVEEKASQIIQKEQQFQLKLLERERTLDLNREGLSTTRANLQLEKQILDRLEGLAKIGATPDIQYLQQRNRVEEIKGEVTKLELDGRRQINLIDQQIEQLNAELAGLRSERAQLNANLTDVRVTNKNQTLRSPADGIVFDLKLNNPGYVSMAMSSEVAMKIVPFNTLEADVEIPSSKIGFVRPGQSADISIDSFPATDFGVLSGTVKSVGSDALAPDPQQMRQEYTYPASIKLDSQQLKLNDGKELPLQVGMSLTANIKLRSVSYLQLLLQTFQNKTDSLRQI, from the coding sequence AGCCTGACGATCAGGAGCAGTCAAACCGAGGTGGAAAGCTAATCCAGCAGGCCCGCTCCGCTCTCGAGACCAGCGTCACAAACGTTTCCAATCAGGAACCAGTATTGCGGCAGAGCCGCTTTTGGATGAAATCAGTCACCTGGACTCTCATTGGCACCACAGTGCTCGGGATCGGTTGGCTTGCCATCGCCAGAACAGAAGAAGTTGTTATCGCAACTGGAAAACTTGAACCCGTAGGCAACGTGAAGGATGTCCGCATCCCTCCCGGTGGCATCGTTGAGGAAATTCTCGTCAAGGGCGGGCAAAGGGTCACAAAGGGACAGGCTTTGATCCGCCTTGATCAGGAAAGTACAGCCGAACAGTTGAAATCACTGACCAAGGGTGTTGAAGAGAAAGCCTCCCAGATCATCCAAAAGGAACAGCAGTTTCAACTCAAATTACTGGAAAGGGAACGAACACTCGATCTAAATCGAGAGGGATTGAGCACCACCCGCGCCAATCTCCAACTTGAAAAACAGATCCTCGACCGCCTCGAAGGTTTGGCAAAGATCGGAGCAACCCCCGACATCCAATACCTCCAACAGCGCAACCGAGTTGAGGAGATCAAGGGCGAAGTCACGAAGCTTGAATTAGATGGTCGTCGTCAAATCAACCTGATCGACCAACAAATTGAACAACTGAATGCAGAACTGGCAGGACTTCGCAGCGAGCGGGCTCAATTGAATGCAAATCTCACCGATGTGCGGGTCACCAATAAAAACCAGACCCTTCGCTCACCAGCCGATGGCATTGTGTTTGATCTAAAACTCAATAATCCAGGCTATGTCTCCATGGCGATGTCTTCGGAGGTGGCAATGAAAATCGTGCCCTTCAACACCCTGGAAGCCGATGTTGAGATCCCCAGTAGCAAGATAGGTTTTGTACGTCCTGGTCAATCTGCAGATATCAGCATCGATTCTTTCCCCGCCACAGATTTCGGTGTGCTTTCTGGAACCGTAAAATCTGTAGGTTCTGACGCCCTTGCGCCTGACCCTCAACAGATGCGCCAGGAATATACCTACCCGGCTTCGATCAAGCTTGACAGTCAGCAACTCAAACTCAATGACGGCAAAGAATTACCCCTTCAAGTGGGCATGTCTTTAACCGCCAATATCAAATTGCGCAGCGTTAGCTACCTCCAGCTCTTGTTACAAACTTTCCAAAATAAAACTGATTCGCTCCGTCAAATTTGA
- the queC gene encoding 7-cyano-7-deazaguanine synthase QueC has product MTDTTAIALLSGGLDSATAAALAKAAGCRVIGLSFDYGQRHRRELQAAKEIALALNLLEHHTISVNLASWGGSSLTDTTLSLPTDGVQEDAIPSTYVPGRNTVFISIGLSLAEARGAEQVVLGINAVDYSGYPDCRPDYLRAFQTLANLSSKVGREGRGPRLWAPLVEWSKQRIVEEALRLGVPIESTWSCYSGGAVPCGRCDSCRIRDAALSAAGRDDLCSPSRR; this is encoded by the coding sequence ATGACCGATACCACTGCGATCGCCCTGCTCTCCGGAGGGCTTGACTCCGCCACCGCCGCCGCGCTGGCCAAAGCAGCCGGCTGCCGCGTGATCGGTCTGTCGTTCGACTACGGCCAGCGCCACCGCCGGGAGCTACAGGCCGCCAAGGAGATTGCCCTGGCCCTGAACCTGCTCGAACATCACACCATCAGCGTGAACCTGGCCAGCTGGGGAGGGTCATCCCTCACGGATACCACGCTATCCCTCCCCACTGACGGGGTTCAAGAGGATGCGATTCCCAGCACCTATGTGCCTGGTCGCAACACGGTGTTCATCAGCATCGGGCTGAGTCTGGCGGAAGCCCGCGGTGCCGAGCAGGTGGTGTTGGGCATCAATGCCGTGGATTACTCCGGCTATCCGGATTGCAGGCCTGACTATCTGCGTGCCTTCCAGACTCTGGCCAATCTCAGCAGCAAAGTCGGCAGGGAAGGCCGGGGGCCCAGGCTCTGGGCTCCTTTGGTGGAGTGGAGCAAACAACGCATCGTGGAAGAAGCCCTGCGCCTCGGTGTGCCGATTGAGAGCACTTGGAGCTGTTACAGCGGCGGTGCCGTGCCCTGTGGTCGCTGCGACAGTTGTCGCATCCGCGATGCAGCCCTCAGCGCGGCCGGTCGGGACGACCTCTGCAGCCCCTCCAGACGATGA
- a CDS encoding ecotin family protein codes for MAFTQSLKTISGCGIWASLLLVSGLEPASAIPRLNLSGYPQPAPGLQRWVIQPSGLLPKSSDPTVSSHPLDWRIQLIVGQEVTLDCNQKQLSGPGMTMRMLPQASGKALFEVKAPLRVISTKMACSPEQPVKRSFLSLGRQPYFVPYNPSWPIVVDLPKGAELRWRLWKAETLQKTAISL; via the coding sequence ATGGCGTTCACTCAGTCCCTGAAGACGATTTCCGGCTGTGGAATCTGGGCCTCACTGCTCCTGGTCAGCGGTCTGGAACCTGCGTCAGCGATTCCTCGCCTGAACCTGAGTGGTTATCCCCAACCCGCACCAGGTCTGCAGCGCTGGGTGATTCAGCCATCCGGGCTGCTGCCGAAGAGCAGTGATCCGACAGTGTCCTCCCATCCGCTCGACTGGCGCATTCAATTGATTGTGGGTCAGGAGGTGACATTGGACTGCAACCAAAAGCAGCTGTCTGGCCCTGGGATGACCATGCGCATGCTGCCGCAGGCTTCGGGTAAGGCCCTGTTCGAAGTGAAGGCACCGTTAAGGGTGATCAGTACAAAAATGGCCTGCTCTCCTGAACAGCCGGTGAAACGCTCGTTCCTTTCCCTCGGCCGACAGCCCTACTTTGTGCCTTACAACCCATCTTGGCCGATTGTGGTGGATCTACCGAAGGGTGCAGAGTTGCGTTGGCGACTCTGGAAAGCGGAGACGTTGCAAAAAACAGCGATCAGCCTTTAA